The bacterium DNA segment ATGGTTGAACATGATTATCAGCTCATTCAGCACACACGTGGTTTTATTGCAAAAGCATTAAACATCGAATACAAACAGATCGACCTGCTGGTAAGGCCCGCAGAAGATTCAGATGGGCTCAAGGAAAACGAAGCAACCGGTGCATTCATGAATAGTCGCATGGCCACAGACAGTTACACGTTTGGCATGTTTCAGGGCTATCGTGAACGTATCGACTTTATTTTGCGTGAACTTGATAACCTCGTTGCGTACAACCGCTCACTCATGTTCAAGATTTTCAAAAGGAAACGAATTATCGATTATCACGAACTTGATTTTGCAAACTTTTATGATCAGAGTGATGTGTTGCAGATGATGATGACTACACTTGAAAACATCAACTGTGACGCGATTATTCCGGTCTTTGAAAAGTATGATATCACTGCGTATGTCATCATTCAAAAAGTAAGCCTCGTGGTGAGTTTTTCGACGAGACATACAAAGAGGCAGTCGGTGTGTTTGGAAGCTATCTTTCAGGTGTCATTACCAACTTTTATCATCGAAAACGAAAAGCGTTCGTTGACGAAGTTGGGCTTTTGCGCCAGGAGATCTTCAAAGATAAACAGGAGTTGAAAATGCTCAAAGAGAGTGTGAAAACCTTTCTTAATCAGCAGGAAACTCGTGAAGTTGGCATCTTTTTTATCGCAACAAACTGTTTTATCCCTGCAACTATTTTGCAACAACCTTTATCAACATTGACCTGAACAAAGATCATGAACATGAAGTAACCAAACAGTGCAAAGCACTCATTCAAAAGGTGACTGAACACAAAACGATGATCACCCGTCTGATCAAAACGGAGCAGGACAGTCGAGGCGTGCTTGCCATGGCCATTCCGCATCTTGACGAGAAACATATTATTATGGTGGTCGCCCACCCAAACATTGCCGACGTGATGCACAAGCAGCTTTTGGCACTGCCCTCTGTTGATGAGTTTGATTATCTGTTGCATCTACAATCAACCGAGTTAGGAAACCAGCTCCATTCCTTTCTTCCTATCAACACGCCACGGGGCATTGTATTAAAAGTTGCTATGTTAAAAAGTATCCTGTCACACAAAACAGTGTTTTTGGCTGCGAACGAGTCGATGCACTTGCGATTGCCAAGCTCATTCATCACGCAACCAAAAGAAAAGAGTTTAAAGATATCGATCCGATCTATTTTCCTGAATATCAGAACGGCATTTTCGGCATACAAGCATCTCCGTATGATCCACCCAAAGAAGCCGGCCTGCTTGAAAAACTTGATGGCGGCTCCCTGTTTATTGAACGTGTTGACCAGCTCCGCACGGAGGTGGCAGAAAAGCTGGTTGATTACATTAAAAAAGGGTCATTCTGCAAATTTTACAGCACCGAGGTCTTTCAATCAGACGTCAGACTGTTCTTGCATTCCACGATGGAACCGAACGATATCGACATGCTCAAAGATTCACCACTCTATCAGATCTGTAAACAGTCCTTTTTTGCCGCGCCCGATCTGAGTACCTTTGAACCTGACGACGTAGCTCAACTTATTGACGGATATACGATGCAGATTAGAAAAAACAGTGACTACAAAAACAAACCGTCACTCACCGCTTTACAAAAACAACGAATTTTTGTTCAAAGACCGCTTTCATTTGCCGCTTTGCGCAATCAGATCATGGTGTATATGCAAGAAAACTATTTAAATCCAACAGCGCCAGTCCAAAATACTGGACCGGTCATTACCGCAAGCTTTCTTGCCGCCGATGCCACAATCGAACGGGCTGCAAAACTAGGCAAAAATGCCTTGAAAGACAGGCACACCGTTGCCCTTTTGTGGTACCGCTTTGAAAAAAATCAGAACAAGATTGCTCACTATTTGGGCGTCAACCGATCTTCCGTTAGCCGAAGAATCAAAGAATATAATCTTGAGTAAACATTTCGAGCGGGGATTTCCCTTGGTCATTTCAAGTTGTGAAATGCCGCATCTGGCAGTAAAATCTGATGCATAAAAAATCCTTTTTTAAAAGTAATTTTTCAAGAAAATGTAAAGTAATTATAGATCTTGTATATAATTTTATCACTGTTAATATAGTTAAAAAAGTAGCTTATTTTAAATATTATTTTTAAACAGTTAAAATTACAATAAGGATAACAAGTGGCTCGAATAGTACATCTTTCTTTTTGGTCTTTACTCTTGGTTAGCTCGGCTGCACAATCGTGTGAAGATCAGTTACAATTATCTGGTAATAATCGAAAAGCGGTTATTTTTTCAGATGACTGTTTTTTGCCATCGTCTGATACATATACGCCCATCTTGCTTCCACCCTCAGTTGGCTATTTTTCTGAAAAGGATCAGTATTTTATGAGTCTTGCTGATGAGCATATGTCACCTGAGTTAAAAGCATGTAAAAATGAAGAAGATGTTTTTAGATTGATAAGTGACCATGAAAAAGAACAGGAAGAAAAATTTTTATCACACTTAAAATTTTCTGATCGTATGAAACTTGCACCACATATGAAAGCGATCGATCAATATTTTTCATTGTATCATATCATAAACATGACAGATCTATACGCTGATGAGGCGATGGAGATAATGGACCATCATCAAAGTCAGTTCTTTCCGCGTTTAAATGGACAAGAACATTCTGCGAGTAGTAAAGCCGATCTTCCGATTATACAAGCTTCTTCTGTTTACAAACATATTGTTCTTCCAGTAGCTGCACATTATGGCTTTCAATCGAATTCTATTTTACCGTTGGTTGGTGAACCGCGGCTCATGTATTTGAACAAACGAGGATCATTGCTTTTCAGGCTTGAAACAGTAAATGGTATTGCGCTTAACATAGCAAAGAAAGATGTTCAAAAAACTTCATTTACTTTCAATGATAAGGCAGTACTGCATTCAATGTATGTTCATGAATGTGGTGGTCATGGGATAAGTGGTGATATTTTAAAAATAGGATATGCAAAAAATTTTTTTTGGGAGCGCCCAAAAAAGTATGCAAAATTGCAGGTTGCTCAAGAACAGAAAGCTGACATCAACGGCATTTTAAATCCAATAGTTTTAGCAAAAAATCAAGGCTGGGCTGAGGCTCAGAGAAAAATGTTGTATTTTGGAGGAATACTTCATCATGCAGGAAATATGCAAAAATTTTCTGAGAAAAATCCTGTTTTTCAAGATACGACCCATGATCCAAATCTTGAGACAAATTGGGAGTTGTTTGGTTCTGCAAAAACAGATCAAACGCACCCGCCAGATGGCACACGAGTGATGGTATTTAAAAAGCTCTGGGATATTCTCACCAGCAAACAGATGTCGCATCGACTGTTGGACTTTCTTGAAAAATAAGCACTCAAACAATAAAAAGCTACGTTCTTTTACCGCATAGCCGAGTGAGAATACTTCATCTATTTTTACTCGACCTTTTTTTATGTATTTGGTACAACACCTATCAAGCATAACCTTTTCAAAAAAGTTTCTTTTCAATCAAACATAGACCCGGTTGTGGATTGTAATGAATATGTTAAAAGTATAAAAAACAGTTAAAAAAGGATGGTAATGAAACCTTTTAAAGATAGCGTGAAACATGCAGTAAAAGATTACTGGACACGGTTTATGCACTCTGTAAAAAATAACAAAATCTCCCGCGGGGCCTCAAATTTTATCAGATCAATGTCTGCACCTTTCAAAGATAACTGGCGTAGAAAAAATGATAAAAAACATTAAAAACCTCGTTTGGCAATCATGGCATGTCCTGTGTGTGCTCATTTTTACGTCGATGCAGGGGCAAACGCATTATTATAGCTCCACGATTAATCGACAGCACAATTGTAATAATCCTCTAGTTTTGACTAATTCAACAGTTGTGCACATGGACGAAGACATGTATTTTGCTACCTGCTTTCCTTTTGTTGCGGGGCCAACCTTTTTGCCAACTGATACAGTAACTTTTGTTTCAACAGATAGTAAACAGTGTATGTTTGCTTCGTATGCCACGATAGATTTCAGGCCTGTGTGTCCATTGGGTCAAAGCATCATTTTAAAAGGAAATATTCAGTGGGTTGTCAAACAGGGAGTCACTTTTATTTTGAATAATAATCTTGAAGTGCATGATGACGCACACCTTATTTTTGAAGATGATGATCTATGAAACGTGTAGTACTGATTACGTTATTTTTTCCGATGACAAGTTGTGCTGTGCACTGGTGGCAAGATTCAACCAAGCAGTCGGCACTGTTTTATTTTTTGCAAAACGATCATAACGAAAAACGTACAAATGAGATCGAATATACCTCGATGGTGCAGGGGTTCGCTTTTCATGCAAGCAAAGCATTGATGAAAGAAACAAAGCATCATGAAATAGTTCATAGTCCATTATCGCGCCTACTATTTCAGTCCTCAAGTTTTTCTCCTTCGCAGGCGCTGACGAATGGTAACAGTATCAGTCTGCTTGCGCCGCTGGTTGATCAGTTGATTGGACCACGAATGAAAATAGATCAGCGGGGTCTGTATGTCGGTTTGCAAGCATCATATAAAATAAATGATGAATGGAGTCTGGTTGGTCGTGTTCATCTTCCTTTTTCAAAAATAACGGTAAAAAAAACAGCACCTGCATTGACAGGAAAAAGTCTTTTTGGCGGACCTGTGGTGACAGATTTTTACGACAGTACAACTGATATTCCAGAGGGTGCCAACAAACCGATTGAAGGCTTTGCAATTCGACTTGACCTTGCAAGCAAGCTTCCGGCTACCATTAATCCCCCCGGA contains these protein-coding regions:
- a CDS encoding sigma 54-interacting transcriptional regulator — its product is MNRVRKPAPFLSSYQHATGHCIKSCYVKKYPVTQNSVFGCERVDALAIAKLIHHATKRKEFKDIDPIYFPEYQNGIFGIQASPYDPPKEAGLLEKLDGGSLFIERVDQLRTEVAEKLVDYIKKGSFCKFYSTEVFQSDVRLFLHSTMEPNDIDMLKDSPLYQICKQSFFAAPDLSTFEPDDVAQLIDGYTMQIRKNSDYKNKPSLTALQKQRIFVQRPLSFAALRNQIMVYMQENYLNPTAPVQNTGPVITASFLAADATIERAAKLGKNALKDRHTVALLWYRFEKNQNKIAHYLGVNRSSVSRRIKEYNLE